In Natrononativus amylolyticus, a single window of DNA contains:
- a CDS encoding DUF7563 family protein gives MSTEPTNAKWTPMTATQQTTAPRCINCDNQVTRQFARVFGDNRDVVHACPECSTYREMKTADYIPEEVR, from the coding sequence ATGTCGACGGAACCAACCAACGCGAAGTGGACGCCGATGACTGCCACGCAGCAGACGACCGCACCCCGCTGTATCAACTGCGACAACCAGGTCACTCGTCAGTTCGCACGCGTGTTCGGCGACAACCGCGACGTCGTCCACGCCTGCCCGGAGTGTTCGACCTACCGGGAGATGAAGACCGCCGACTACATTCCCGAGGAAGTCCGGTAG
- the glmM gene encoding phosphoglucosamine mutase, translating into MFGTSGIRGAVGTDVTAELALAVGRAVASDGHDRIVVGRDVRESGELLTDALAAGVRECGSDVIDVGVAATPTIARAIEWLEADAGVVVTASHNPATDNGIKLWTPSGKAFGPGRRDAIERRIEESEYDLQSWDGLGSRERRDGAIDHHARTLREAVRIDEPPHVVVDVGNGTGGITASVLHELGCTVRTLNGQPDGSFPGRPSEPNRETLETLMTMVAETDADLGIAHDGDADRMMAVDETGAFVPKDSLLALFAREAASDGERIAAPVDTSLAVDDALATVGADVTRTQVGDVYVAERATEPDVSFGGEPSGAWIWPAETLCPDGPLAACKLVELVADRGPLSELAASIDTYPIRRASVEVTDKAAVMAAVEETVLERYDDVDTLDGVRVGTDGGWFLLRASGTEPLVRVTAEARDEATAESLYDDAREIVTESTE; encoded by the coding sequence ATGTTCGGAACGAGTGGAATACGCGGTGCTGTCGGGACGGACGTGACAGCCGAACTCGCGCTGGCGGTCGGGCGGGCGGTCGCCTCGGACGGCCACGACCGAATCGTCGTCGGCCGGGACGTCCGCGAGAGCGGGGAACTACTCACCGACGCGCTCGCCGCCGGGGTCCGCGAGTGTGGGTCAGACGTGATCGACGTCGGCGTCGCCGCAACGCCGACGATCGCGCGCGCGATCGAGTGGCTCGAGGCGGACGCGGGCGTCGTCGTGACGGCCTCGCACAACCCGGCGACGGACAACGGGATCAAACTCTGGACGCCCTCGGGGAAGGCGTTCGGACCCGGCAGGCGCGACGCCATCGAGCGACGGATCGAAGAGAGCGAGTACGATCTCCAGTCCTGGGACGGGTTGGGATCGCGCGAGCGCCGCGACGGCGCGATCGACCACCACGCACGCACGCTCCGCGAGGCCGTCCGGATCGACGAGCCGCCACACGTCGTCGTCGACGTCGGGAACGGGACCGGCGGAATCACCGCCTCGGTCCTTCACGAACTCGGCTGTACGGTCCGGACGCTGAACGGCCAGCCCGACGGCAGCTTCCCCGGGCGCCCCAGCGAGCCGAACCGGGAAACGCTCGAGACGCTGATGACGATGGTCGCGGAAACCGACGCCGACCTGGGCATCGCCCACGACGGCGACGCCGATCGGATGATGGCCGTCGACGAAACCGGAGCGTTCGTCCCCAAAGACTCGTTGCTGGCGCTGTTCGCTCGCGAAGCCGCGAGCGACGGCGAGCGGATCGCCGCCCCCGTCGATACGAGCCTCGCGGTCGACGACGCGCTCGCGACGGTCGGCGCGGACGTAACTCGAACCCAGGTCGGCGACGTCTACGTCGCCGAACGCGCGACCGAACCCGACGTGAGCTTCGGCGGCGAACCCAGCGGCGCCTGGATCTGGCCGGCGGAAACGCTCTGCCCGGACGGCCCGCTCGCCGCCTGTAAACTCGTCGAACTCGTCGCCGACCGTGGCCCCCTCTCCGAGCTCGCGGCCTCGATCGACACCTACCCGATCCGACGGGCGTCGGTCGAGGTCACGGATAAAGCCGCCGTCATGGCGGCCGTCGAGGAAACCGTCCTCGAGCGCTACGACGACGTCGACACGCTCGACGGCGTCCGGGTCGGGACCGACGGCGGCTGGTTTCTGCTCCGCGCGAGCGGGACGGAGCCGCTCGTGCGCGTGACGGCGGAGGCTCGAGACGAGGCGACGGCGGAGTCGCTGTACGACGACGCGCGAGAAATCGTTACGGAATCGACGGAGTAA
- a CDS encoding PadR family transcriptional regulator produces MHDLTGFQRDLMFVIAGMESPNGQEIKKELEVSQGREILHGRLYANLDTLVEDEYVEKGELDGRTNRYTITDKGKEAIAARYDWQTEYVSPDAKPAKL; encoded by the coding sequence GTGCACGATTTGACCGGTTTCCAGCGCGATCTGATGTTCGTCATCGCAGGAATGGAGTCGCCGAACGGCCAGGAGATCAAGAAAGAACTCGAGGTGTCCCAGGGTCGTGAGATCCTTCACGGGCGCCTGTACGCGAACCTCGACACCCTCGTCGAAGACGAGTACGTCGAGAAAGGCGAGCTCGATGGTCGCACGAACCGCTATACGATCACCGACAAAGGCAAGGAAGCGATCGCCGCCCGCTACGACTGGCAGACGGAGTACGTTTCCCCGGACGCAAAGCCCGCCAAACTGTAG
- a CDS encoding MarR family transcriptional regulator, protein MSATNHDADVSTDADTNTESAVSELPPSAKLVYKVLEYEGSMTQDSIATESRLCPRTVRYALGKLENQGMVTSRVNLKDARQSVYQLAE, encoded by the coding sequence ATGAGCGCGACAAACCACGACGCTGACGTCAGTACGGATGCGGACACGAACACCGAGTCGGCCGTCTCGGAACTGCCGCCGAGTGCGAAGCTCGTCTACAAAGTTCTCGAGTACGAAGGCTCGATGACCCAGGACAGTATCGCGACCGAATCGCGACTCTGTCCGCGGACCGTCCGCTACGCGCTCGGAAAACTCGAGAACCAGGGGATGGTAACCAGCCGCGTCAACCTGAAGGACGCGCGCCAGTCGGTGTACCAGCTCGCCGAATAA
- a CDS encoding DUF1328 family protein yields the protein MLGEFLWLAIVFFVLAIIAAAVGARGVAGVTMGIARIFVLIFIVLAIVALLL from the coding sequence ATGCTCGGTGAGTTCCTCTGGCTGGCGATCGTGTTCTTCGTTCTGGCGATCATCGCCGCAGCCGTCGGCGCCCGCGGCGTCGCGGGCGTGACGATGGGGATCGCACGGATCTTCGTGCTGATCTTCATCGTGCTGGCGATCGTCGCACTGTTACTGTAG
- a CDS encoding lipid II:glycine glycyltransferase FemX, giving the protein MSVEIRELDCRADAEEWNRYVERADGTNPFYRAEALALQAEDTGTTVYLLAGFKGQEAVGLFPVFEYSKGPLTGVFSPAPYSWSCYLGPSLLNVDKLKQRKADRRTRRFVEGCLEWIDAELSPLYCKFVAAEFDDLRPFTWNDYDVRPGYTYVVDLEGTEEELLGRFSSDARSNVRNADREEYVVEEGDGDDVDRIVEQVRARYESQDRPFQLSPAFARSLYEKLPEGAVRPYTCRADGEFLGGILVVESATTRYRWQGGVKPDADVDLSINDLLDWYVMRDGLRDGLERYDLVGAGVPSINRYKAKFNPRLEPHYTITGGAFGLDLLIDRYQKLW; this is encoded by the coding sequence ATGAGCGTCGAAATCAGGGAACTCGACTGTCGGGCGGACGCCGAGGAGTGGAACCGGTACGTCGAACGGGCCGACGGCACCAACCCGTTCTACCGGGCCGAGGCGCTGGCGCTGCAGGCCGAAGACACGGGAACGACCGTCTACCTGCTCGCCGGGTTCAAGGGACAGGAGGCCGTCGGCCTCTTTCCCGTCTTCGAGTACTCGAAGGGGCCGCTGACGGGCGTGTTCTCCCCCGCGCCGTACTCCTGGTCGTGTTACCTCGGCCCGTCGCTGCTGAACGTCGACAAGCTCAAACAGCGCAAGGCGGACCGCCGAACCCGGCGGTTCGTCGAGGGCTGTCTCGAGTGGATCGACGCGGAGCTCTCGCCACTGTACTGTAAGTTCGTCGCCGCCGAGTTCGACGACCTCCGGCCGTTTACCTGGAACGACTACGACGTCCGCCCCGGCTACACCTACGTCGTGGACCTCGAGGGAACCGAAGAGGAGCTGCTCGGACGCTTCAGCAGCGACGCCCGGAGCAACGTCCGGAACGCGGATCGGGAGGAGTACGTCGTCGAGGAGGGCGACGGCGACGACGTCGACCGGATCGTCGAGCAGGTGCGCGCGCGATACGAGAGCCAGGACCGGCCGTTCCAGCTCTCCCCGGCGTTCGCCCGCTCGCTGTACGAGAAGCTCCCCGAGGGGGCGGTTCGCCCGTACACCTGTCGCGCCGACGGCGAGTTCCTCGGCGGCATCCTCGTCGTCGAGTCGGCGACGACCCGCTACCGTTGGCAGGGCGGCGTCAAGCCCGACGCCGACGTCGACCTCTCGATCAACGACCTGCTCGACTGGTACGTCATGCGCGACGGCCTGCGCGACGGCCTCGAGCGATACGACCTCGTCGGGGCGGGCGTCCCGAGCATCAACCGGTACAAGGCGAAGTTCAATCCGCGACTCGAGCCCCACTACACGATCACCGGCGGCGCGTTCGGTCTCGATCTGTTGATCGACCGCTACCAGAAGCTGTGGTGA
- a CDS encoding alkaline phosphatase family protein — protein MDTTDDDLRLLVVGLDAGCLPVLTPLFEAGETPTLERLFDDGTHAPLESQIPPWTASAWPSMYTGKNPGKHGVFDFLAFDGYDWDVVNATHVRERAVWELLSDHGLSSVVVNVPVTHPARPFDGALIPGMTAPEDPDCHPEGILEEVKDACGDYRIYPQSGPEPDQSIEGYERTIELRGAAFRYLLERFAPDFGFVQFQQTDSVFHERPGEKSAIEAVYRAVDRELRETIEAFEPENVLVVSDHGIGPVEGYEFRVNEFLRDRGDVSAQSGGEGMPTWSRAWENDLLEGEDAGDHDPSALERTMNVAAKFGVTTQRVANTLDLVGLKEPIGRRVPNDMIRAGSEQVDFPNSRAYVRSKSELGIRLNLEGREPNGRVSAEEYEAVRAALIDELSAVETPDGEAMFEAVEPRETYFDGPELDRGPDILTVPAAFDNAIVGGLEGERFADPVEPWNHKRTGVVCATGPAFDESVSLGSPTIFDVAPTICSLFDVPVDAEMDGTVLPAVEPGERAEYPAYEPEPITATDDEAVEDRLSDLGYL, from the coding sequence ATGGACACTACGGACGACGATCTTCGCCTCCTCGTCGTTGGGCTCGATGCGGGCTGTCTACCGGTTCTCACACCGTTGTTCGAGGCCGGCGAGACGCCGACGCTCGAACGACTGTTCGACGACGGGACGCACGCGCCGCTCGAGTCACAGATTCCGCCCTGGACGGCGAGCGCCTGGCCCTCGATGTACACGGGGAAGAACCCCGGCAAACACGGCGTCTTCGACTTCCTCGCGTTCGACGGCTACGACTGGGACGTCGTCAACGCGACGCACGTCCGCGAACGGGCGGTCTGGGAGCTGCTGAGCGATCACGGGCTCTCGAGCGTGGTCGTCAACGTACCGGTCACCCACCCCGCCCGGCCGTTCGACGGCGCGCTCATCCCGGGGATGACCGCTCCGGAGGATCCCGACTGTCACCCGGAAGGAATCCTCGAGGAGGTCAAGGACGCCTGCGGCGACTACCGCATCTACCCCCAGAGCGGGCCGGAACCGGATCAGTCGATCGAGGGGTACGAGCGGACGATCGAACTCCGGGGCGCGGCGTTTCGCTACCTGCTCGAGCGGTTCGCTCCGGACTTCGGGTTCGTTCAGTTCCAGCAGACGGACTCCGTGTTTCACGAGCGGCCGGGGGAGAAGAGCGCGATCGAGGCGGTGTACCGGGCCGTCGACCGCGAACTGAGAGAGACGATCGAGGCGTTCGAGCCTGAGAACGTCCTCGTCGTGAGCGACCACGGCATCGGTCCGGTCGAGGGCTACGAGTTCCGCGTCAACGAGTTCCTCCGCGACCGCGGCGACGTCAGCGCACAGAGCGGTGGCGAGGGAATGCCCACGTGGTCGCGGGCCTGGGAGAACGATCTCCTCGAGGGCGAAGACGCCGGTGATCACGACCCGAGCGCGCTCGAGCGAACGATGAACGTCGCCGCGAAGTTCGGAGTTACGACCCAGCGGGTGGCGAACACGCTGGATCTCGTCGGGCTCAAGGAGCCGATCGGCCGGCGGGTGCCAAACGACATGATCCGGGCGGGCAGCGAACAGGTCGACTTTCCGAACTCTCGGGCGTACGTTCGCTCGAAGAGCGAACTCGGGATTCGGCTCAACCTCGAGGGCCGCGAACCGAACGGCCGGGTGTCGGCCGAGGAGTACGAGGCGGTTCGCGCGGCGCTGATCGACGAGCTTTCGGCGGTGGAGACCCCCGACGGCGAGGCGATGTTCGAGGCGGTCGAACCGAGGGAGACGTACTTCGACGGCCCGGAACTCGACCGGGGCCCCGATATTCTCACGGTGCCCGCGGCGTTCGACAACGCGATCGTCGGCGGTCTCGAGGGCGAGCGGTTCGCCGACCCGGTCGAGCCCTGGAACCACAAGCGGACGGGCGTCGTCTGCGCCACCGGGCCGGCGTTCGACGAGTCCGTCTCTCTCGGCTCGCCGACCATCTTCGACGTCGCGCCGACGATCTGCTCGCTGTTCGACGTCCCGGTGGACGCGGAGATGGACGGGACGGTTCTTCCGGCGGTCGAGCCGGGCGAGCGGGCGGAGTACCCCGCCTACGAGCCCGAGCCGATCACCGCGACCGACGACGAGGCCGTCGAGGACCGGCTCTCGGATCTGGGGTACCTCTGA
- a CDS encoding DegT/DnrJ/EryC1/StrS family aminotransferase gives MISGTPSLFVWSLSEPRPKGLESFVEQYARAYEYYGSGKAALHDGMRMLTDPGENVLVPSYLPDAVVEPFRELGLEARYYAVTDDLAPDLDDLQPRIDDDTAAVMSVNYFGFPQPGLDAIADLAADHDCYHVDDNAHSVLSVDDGTLLGTRGHLGIASLWKLLPVPNGALLYLNDESIARRFEPSGLAGTNARIDSDDWLFVLKSFAVDVLSTNTVVKQSVDAFVSTNGSVRAASEPFARYEAAKAPMSKLAAHVVADADPEAIRAARRRNYRCWRRLFEPRGDVEILYPELPAGICPQVFPVRADDPDRLLTELARCGVDGAHTWPRLSETVLEDPALETAAALSAAVVVLPVHQHIVTDDIEAVGRRLDR, from the coding sequence ATGATCAGTGGAACGCCCTCGCTGTTCGTCTGGTCGCTGTCGGAACCGCGCCCGAAGGGACTCGAATCGTTCGTCGAGCAGTACGCGCGCGCGTACGAGTATTACGGCTCCGGAAAGGCGGCCCTACACGACGGCATGCGGATGCTTACGGACCCCGGAGAGAACGTTCTCGTCCCCTCGTACCTGCCGGATGCGGTCGTCGAACCGTTTCGCGAACTCGGCCTCGAGGCGCGATACTACGCGGTCACCGACGACCTCGCCCCCGACCTCGACGACCTCCAGCCTCGAATCGACGACGACACCGCGGCCGTCATGTCGGTGAACTACTTCGGGTTTCCACAGCCCGGCCTGGACGCCATCGCTGACCTCGCAGCCGACCACGACTGCTACCACGTCGACGACAACGCCCACTCGGTTCTCAGCGTCGACGACGGGACGCTGCTCGGCACGCGCGGTCACCTCGGCATCGCGAGCCTCTGGAAGCTCCTCCCGGTTCCGAACGGGGCGCTCCTGTACCTCAACGACGAGTCGATCGCCCGTCGGTTCGAACCGTCCGGCCTCGCCGGGACGAACGCTCGGATCGACAGCGACGACTGGCTGTTCGTTCTCAAGTCGTTCGCCGTCGACGTACTCAGTACGAATACGGTCGTCAAACAGTCGGTCGACGCGTTCGTCTCCACGAACGGCTCGGTGCGGGCGGCGTCGGAACCGTTCGCCCGCTACGAGGCGGCGAAGGCGCCGATGTCGAAACTCGCCGCCCACGTCGTCGCCGACGCGGATCCGGAGGCGATTCGGGCGGCTCGCCGTCGCAACTACCGCTGCTGGCGGCGGCTCTTCGAACCTCGAGGGGACGTCGAGATACTCTACCCGGAGCTGCCGGCCGGAATCTGTCCGCAGGTGTTCCCGGTTCGCGCCGACGACCCCGACCGACTGCTCACGGAGCTCGCCCGCTGTGGCGTCGACGGCGCTCACACCTGGCCGCGGCTCTCGGAGACCGTCCTCGAGGACCCCGCACTCGAGACGGCCGCCGCGCTCTCGGCGGCGGTCGTCGTTCTCCCCGTCCACCAGCACATCGTGACCGACGACATCGAGGCCGTCGGACGCCGGCTCGACCGCTGA
- a CDS encoding ATP-binding protein: protein MSERREITVGEANDGDEVQLPVVELLTGRGFVTGKSGSGKSNTASVIAEELLESGYPLLVVDTDGEYYGLKEEYEMLHAGADEECDIQIGPEHAEQMASLALEENVPVILDVSGYLDEEVADELLRETARQLFVKEKKLKKPFLLVVEEVHEYIPEGGGLGETGKLLIKIGKRGRKHGLGILGISQRPADVKKDFITQANWLVWHRLTWENDTNVVGRIIDTEYAELVSDLDDGQAYVQTDWTDVDVRKVQFRRKRTFDAGATPGLDDFERPDLKSVSDALVGDLEKISERTQQEESRVEELERKLENREKRIESLEDELSSARDISNAATQLADALSNPESIQTQLPETGEEVRRLHDELVELEERRDELSDERRRLADELEARGERVDSLETENDRLRSRIRELEHRLERLRSARADAESGERIIQGDGTAIEFGYTSVADEEAEELVVDEERQLEELLELPAVRDRISHACENSRCTERTARTVVTELIRSGPLETTAVAARVDRSAVAVQSLLSELRTRGILDRTDEHAYRVDDDVLAMLATADAD from the coding sequence ATGAGCGAGCGACGGGAAATCACCGTCGGCGAGGCGAACGACGGCGACGAGGTGCAGTTGCCGGTCGTGGAACTGCTGACCGGCCGCGGGTTCGTCACCGGCAAATCGGGGTCGGGGAAGTCGAACACGGCGTCGGTGATCGCAGAAGAACTGCTCGAGTCGGGCTACCCGCTGCTGGTCGTCGACACCGACGGGGAGTACTACGGGCTGAAAGAGGAGTACGAGATGCTCCACGCGGGCGCCGACGAGGAGTGTGACATCCAGATCGGTCCCGAACACGCCGAACAGATGGCGTCGCTCGCACTCGAGGAGAACGTCCCCGTCATCCTCGACGTCTCGGGCTACCTCGACGAGGAGGTCGCAGACGAGTTGCTCCGGGAGACGGCGCGCCAGCTGTTCGTCAAAGAAAAGAAGCTCAAGAAGCCGTTCCTGCTGGTCGTCGAGGAGGTCCACGAGTACATCCCGGAGGGCGGCGGTCTCGGCGAGACGGGGAAGCTGCTGATCAAGATCGGCAAGCGCGGGCGCAAACACGGGCTCGGGATTCTCGGGATCAGCCAGCGACCCGCCGACGTCAAGAAGGACTTCATCACGCAGGCGAACTGGCTCGTCTGGCACCGGCTCACCTGGGAGAACGACACCAACGTCGTCGGCCGGATCATCGACACCGAGTACGCCGAACTCGTCTCCGACCTCGACGACGGCCAGGCGTACGTCCAGACCGACTGGACCGACGTCGACGTCCGGAAGGTCCAGTTCCGGCGCAAGCGCACCTTCGACGCCGGGGCGACCCCCGGCCTCGACGACTTCGAGCGGCCGGACCTCAAGTCGGTGTCTGACGCACTGGTCGGCGACCTCGAGAAGATCAGCGAGCGGACCCAACAGGAGGAGAGCCGCGTCGAAGAACTCGAGCGAAAGCTCGAGAACCGGGAGAAGCGAATCGAGTCGCTGGAGGACGAACTCTCTTCGGCGCGGGACATCTCGAACGCGGCGACCCAGCTCGCAGACGCCCTCAGCAACCCCGAGTCGATACAGACCCAGCTTCCGGAGACGGGCGAGGAGGTCCGCCGGCTCCACGACGAACTGGTCGAACTCGAGGAGCGACGCGACGAACTCAGCGACGAACGACGGCGCCTCGCCGACGAACTCGAGGCCCGGGGGGAGCGAGTCGACTCCCTCGAGACGGAGAACGACCGCCTCCGGAGCCGGATTCGAGAGCTCGAACACCGACTCGAGCGGCTGCGGTCGGCGCGCGCGGACGCGGAAAGCGGCGAGCGGATCATCCAGGGAGACGGCACCGCAATCGAGTTCGGCTACACGAGCGTGGCGGACGAGGAGGCGGAGGAGCTCGTCGTCGACGAAGAGCGACAGCTCGAGGAGCTGCTCGAGTTGCCGGCCGTCCGCGATCGGATTTCCCACGCGTGCGAGAACTCGAGGTGTACCGAACGGACCGCTCGAACCGTCGTCACGGAACTGATTCGATCGGGGCCGCTCGAGACGACTGCGGTCGCCGCGCGGGTCGATCGCTCGGCCGTCGCCGTCCAGAGCCTGCTCTCCGAGCTGCGAACCAGGGGAATTCTCGATCGAACCGACGAGCACGCCTACCGGGTAGACGACGACGTGCTCGCGATGCTGGCGACGGCCGACGCCGATTGA
- a CDS encoding ParA family protein, whose product MTSPRAVSVALQKGGVGKTTIAINLAERLANRSNDVLLVDLDQQGNATEGVGLAEAYSSDRHLGDVLDDSSDTEPRDIIRSAGSFDVLPSNEDLDSVENSIRSATFGELWIRNEVVDPMLEDGYDYVVVDSPPNLGPLADASLISTQNVIVPLRMSEPSVSGFERMYTQQIQPIRKEIDLDILAIVPNSLAGDNEEKRIIGDLERSEFGQYLPEFARAAHFDDPGSPGPGLRERIAFRRAWREGVPLAEHDPESDMLERLDELAAIVERGGVADA is encoded by the coding sequence ATGACTTCACCACGCGCCGTCAGCGTCGCCCTCCAGAAGGGCGGCGTCGGCAAGACGACGATCGCGATCAACCTGGCAGAACGGCTCGCTAACCGCTCGAACGACGTGCTGCTCGTCGACCTCGACCAGCAAGGCAACGCGACCGAGGGGGTCGGCCTCGCCGAGGCGTACTCGAGCGACCGCCACCTGGGCGACGTTCTCGACGACAGCTCCGACACCGAGCCACGAGATATCATCCGGTCGGCGGGCTCGTTCGACGTCCTGCCGTCGAACGAGGACTTAGATAGCGTCGAGAACAGTATCCGGAGCGCCACCTTTGGCGAGCTCTGGATCCGAAACGAGGTCGTCGACCCGATGCTCGAGGACGGCTACGACTACGTCGTCGTCGACTCGCCGCCGAACCTCGGCCCGCTCGCCGACGCCTCGCTCATCTCGACGCAGAACGTCATCGTGCCCCTGCGGATGAGCGAACCCAGCGTCAGCGGCTTCGAGCGGATGTACACCCAGCAGATCCAGCCGATTCGCAAGGAGATCGACCTCGACATTCTGGCGATCGTCCCGAACTCGCTGGCGGGTGACAACGAGGAAAAGCGCATCATCGGCGACCTCGAGCGCTCCGAGTTCGGTCAGTATCTGCCCGAATTCGCGCGTGCGGCGCACTTCGACGACCCGGGCTCGCCGGGGCCCGGGCTGCGCGAGCGCATCGCGTTCCGGCGGGCGTGGCGGGAAGGGGTGCCCCTCGCCGAGCACGACCCGGAGAGCGACATGCTCGAGCGCCTGGACGAACTGGCGGCGATCGTCGAGCGCGGAGGTGTCGCCGATGCCTGA
- a CDS encoding DEAD/DEAH box helicase, whose product MTDDPAEANDERDRPPEPAQSAGDADGGVAGSDESDGEEPWLSLAAFHDVCQREGRPVVTAASVARALERSQHEAHEALESLAETGDLERLSVSTDPVVWYPSELEDLTDRERVLVFPKRREIVVDRPDQFTRAQLSQFAHLADTNGEAGYRYVVRPEDVWQAPHDSFDALARTMRQALGQRSEALEEWVESQWDRARQFRLVTHPEGYTVLEARSAEVMGNVARQKLDEEHVHAPISETEDWVREGSEAAIKRILYEAGYPVRDDRDLARGEALSLELRVGLREYQRTWVDRFAEQGEGVFVGPPGSGKTIAAMGAMAHVGGETLVLVPSRDLARQWADALAEHTTLEREQIGQYHGGRKEIRPVTIATYQIAGMDRHRSLFDDREWGLVIFDECQHVPSDIYRRSTHLQSRHRLGLSASPIREDDRQAEIFTLVGPPIGTDWEALFDAGFVAEPELEIRYVPWGDEESRNAYGSAEGREKYRIAAENPGKIEEVRYLLSAHPDATALVFVDYLEQGRELAAALDVPFLSGETPHHERRRLLEELRRGERDLLVISRVGDEGIDLPAVDLAVVASGLGGSRRQGTQRAGRTMRPVGGALVYVLATRGSREEEFARRQLQHLGRKGMTVRERTVERDE is encoded by the coding sequence GTGACCGACGACCCAGCCGAGGCGAACGACGAGCGAGACCGGCCGCCGGAACCGGCGCAGTCGGCCGGCGACGCCGACGGCGGGGTGGCCGGTTCGGACGAGAGTGACGGCGAGGAGCCTTGGCTCTCGCTCGCGGCGTTTCACGACGTCTGCCAGCGCGAGGGGCGGCCGGTCGTCACCGCCGCCAGCGTCGCCAGAGCGCTCGAGCGCTCCCAGCACGAGGCCCACGAGGCCCTCGAGTCCCTCGCAGAAACCGGCGACCTCGAGCGGCTGTCGGTGTCGACCGATCCGGTTGTCTGGTACCCGAGCGAACTCGAGGACCTCACCGACCGCGAGCGGGTCCTCGTCTTCCCGAAGCGCCGGGAGATCGTCGTCGACCGACCCGACCAGTTCACTCGAGCGCAGCTCTCGCAGTTCGCCCACCTGGCGGATACCAACGGTGAGGCTGGGTACCGCTACGTCGTCCGCCCGGAGGACGTCTGGCAGGCTCCCCACGACTCCTTCGACGCGCTCGCGCGCACGATGCGCCAGGCGCTCGGCCAGCGGTCCGAGGCGCTCGAGGAGTGGGTCGAGAGCCAGTGGGACCGCGCCCGCCAGTTCCGGCTCGTCACCCACCCGGAGGGGTACACGGTGCTCGAGGCCCGGAGCGCGGAGGTGATGGGCAACGTCGCCCGCCAGAAGCTAGACGAAGAACACGTCCACGCGCCGATCTCCGAAACCGAAGACTGGGTCCGGGAGGGCTCGGAGGCGGCGATCAAGCGGATCCTGTACGAGGCGGGGTATCCGGTAAGAGACGACCGCGACTTAGCGCGCGGGGAGGCGCTCTCGCTCGAGTTGCGGGTGGGCCTGCGCGAGTACCAGCGAACCTGGGTCGACCGCTTCGCAGAGCAGGGCGAGGGGGTGTTCGTCGGCCCGCCCGGCAGCGGAAAGACGATCGCCGCGATGGGCGCGATGGCCCACGTGGGCGGCGAAACCCTGGTGTTGGTCCCCAGTCGCGACCTCGCCCGCCAGTGGGCCGACGCGCTCGCCGAACACACCACGCTCGAGCGCGAGCAAATCGGCCAGTACCACGGCGGGCGCAAGGAGATCCGGCCGGTGACGATCGCCACCTACCAGATCGCCGGGATGGATCGCCACCGCTCGCTGTTCGACGACCGCGAGTGGGGGCTCGTGATCTTCGACGAATGCCAGCACGTCCCCAGCGACATCTACCGGCGAAGCACTCACCTCCAGTCCCGCCACCGGCTGGGACTCAGCGCCAGCCCGATCCGCGAGGACGACCGCCAGGCGGAGATCTTTACCCTCGTCGGCCCGCCGATCGGCACCGACTGGGAGGCGCTGTTCGACGCGGGGTTCGTCGCCGAGCCCGAACTCGAGATCCGGTACGTGCCGTGGGGAGACGAGGAGAGCCGAAACGCCTACGGCTCCGCCGAGGGCCGCGAGAAGTACCGGATCGCCGCCGAAAACCCCGGGAAAATCGAGGAGGTTCGGTACCTGCTGTCGGCCCACCCCGACGCGACGGCGCTGGTGTTCGTCGACTACTTAGAGCAGGGCCGGGAGCTCGCCGCCGCCCTCGACGTCCCCTTCCTCAGCGGCGAGACGCCCCACCACGAGCGCCGCCGGCTGCTCGAGGAGCTCCGGCGGGGCGAGCGCGACCTGCTCGTCATCTCGCGGGTGGGCGACGAGGGGATCGACCTACCGGCGGTGGACCTCGCGGTCGTCGCGTCGGGGCTCGGCGGCTCCCGTCGGCAAGGAACCCAGCGCGCCGGGCGAACGATGCGGCCCGTCGGGGGCGCGCTCGTCTACGTGCTCGCGACCCGCGGCTCTCGAGAGGAGGAGTTCGCCCGCAGACAGCTCCAGCACCTCGGCCGCAAGGGGATGACGGTGCGCGAGCGGACCGTCGAGCGCGACGAGTAG